One stretch of Mycolicibacterium fallax DNA includes these proteins:
- a CDS encoding NUDIX hydrolase: MSDGELGKPRRRRGRRRGRRPVGPPRADQSPAGSAGAEPAPAESAPPAPRPTDRPRPTRSRRRSVDRLRTVHETSAGGLVIDGIDGPLEDALAALIGRLDRRGRMLWSLPKGHIEQGETAEQTAAREVAEETGIQGKVLAALGSIDYWFVTEGRRVHKTVHHYLLRFSGGELSDEDREVAEVAWVPLSELSSRLAYADERRLAEVAGELITLLQTDGPSALPALPRSTPRRRPQTHSRSRNHRPEDPERGRASGYGPQP; this comes from the coding sequence GTGTCGGACGGTGAACTGGGCAAACCGCGGCGTCGCCGCGGTAGGCGGCGCGGCCGCCGACCCGTCGGCCCGCCGCGCGCCGATCAGTCACCGGCAGGTTCGGCCGGCGCCGAGCCCGCACCCGCCGAATCTGCGCCGCCGGCGCCGCGCCCCACCGACCGGCCCCGACCGACACGGTCCCGCCGCCGCAGCGTCGATCGATTGCGCACCGTGCATGAGACCTCGGCCGGCGGTTTGGTCATCGACGGCATCGACGGCCCCCTGGAGGACGCGCTTGCCGCGTTGATCGGACGGCTGGACCGGCGCGGGCGGATGCTGTGGTCACTGCCCAAGGGGCACATCGAACAGGGCGAGACCGCCGAGCAGACCGCGGCCCGGGAGGTCGCCGAGGAGACCGGCATCCAGGGCAAGGTGCTCGCAGCGCTGGGCAGCATCGACTACTGGTTCGTCACCGAGGGCCGTCGGGTGCACAAGACCGTGCACCATTACCTGCTGCGGTTCTCCGGCGGCGAGTTGAGCGACGAGGACCGCGAAGTCGCCGAGGTCGCCTGGGTGCCGCTTTCCGAACTGTCGTCTCGGCTGGCCTACGCCGACGAGCGCCGGCTGGCCGAGGTGGCCGGCGAGCTGATCACCCTGCTGCAGACCGACGGCCCGAGCGCGCTGCCGGCACTGCCGCGCAGCACCCCCCGGCGGCGCCCGCAGACCCATTCCCGCAGCCGTAACCACCGACCCGAGGACCCCGAGCGGGGCCGGGCGAGCGGCTACGGTCCCCAGCCGTGA
- a CDS encoding YqgE/AlgH family protein produces the protein MAHPEDPEDFVAPAAQRVRAGTLLLANTELLEPTFRRSVIYVVEHNDGGTLGVVLNRPSETAVYNVLPRWAEVVSKPRTMFVGGPVKRDSALCLAILRAGDDTAGAPGLRHVQGRIAMVDLDADPESVAPHVEAARVFAGYSGWTTGQLEGEIERDDWIVLSALPSDVLVEPGVDLWSRVLRRQPLPLSMLATHPIDVSRN, from the coding sequence GTGGCGCACCCGGAAGACCCCGAGGACTTCGTCGCACCCGCGGCGCAGCGGGTGCGCGCCGGAACCCTACTGCTGGCCAACACCGAGCTGCTGGAACCGACCTTCCGGCGCAGCGTCATCTACGTCGTCGAGCACAACGACGGCGGGACGCTGGGAGTGGTGCTGAACCGGCCCAGCGAAACGGCCGTCTACAACGTGCTGCCGCGGTGGGCCGAGGTGGTGTCCAAGCCGAGGACGATGTTCGTCGGCGGGCCGGTCAAGCGGGATTCGGCGCTGTGCCTGGCGATCCTGCGGGCCGGTGACGACACCGCGGGGGCGCCCGGGCTTCGGCACGTCCAGGGCCGCATCGCGATGGTGGACCTGGATGCCGACCCGGAGTCGGTGGCACCGCATGTCGAGGCCGCGCGGGTGTTCGCCGGCTACTCGGGCTGGACCACCGGTCAGCTGGAGGGCGAGATCGAGCGCGACGACTGGATCGTGCTGTCGGCGCTGCCGTCGGATGTGCTGGTGGAACCGGGGGTCGATCTGTGGTCGCGGGTGCTGCGTCGTCAGCCGCTGCCGCTGTCGATGCTGGCCACCCACCCGATCGACGTCAGCCGCAACTAA
- a CDS encoding MFS transporter, with protein sequence MADARAAAWRRSVHELPDFRRLLQLRIASQFGEGLFQAGLAGALLFNPERAATPWAIAGAFAVLFLPYSLLGPFAGALLDRWDRRLVLVGANVGRLLLILGIGVLLAVRTSDIAVLCAALVVNGLSRFVASGLSAAIPHVVPRVQVVSLNSLATATGALSTFLGANFMLLPRWLFGAGDTGAAAIIFLVTVPIAVALLLALRFAPRVLGPEHTARAITGSVFYLVASGWLHGARTALTVPSVAATLAGLAAHRMVFGINTLLVLVIIRHTDTPSMAVAGLGTAVLFVAATGTGSFLATICTPAAIRRWGRYATGNGALALAAVIQLGAVGLALPVLMLCGLFLGAAGQVVKLCVDVSIQLDVDDALRGHVFAVQDSLFWLSFVAAATAAAAVVPADGHSPALVLAGAAVYLIGLACHAWTARRV encoded by the coding sequence TTGGCCGACGCACGGGCCGCCGCCTGGCGGCGGTCGGTGCACGAGCTGCCCGATTTCCGCCGGCTGCTGCAGCTGCGGATCGCCAGCCAGTTCGGTGAGGGGCTGTTCCAGGCCGGGCTGGCCGGGGCGCTGCTGTTCAACCCCGAGCGCGCCGCCACCCCGTGGGCGATCGCCGGGGCGTTCGCGGTGCTGTTCCTGCCGTATTCGCTGCTCGGCCCGTTCGCCGGCGCGCTGCTGGACCGGTGGGACCGCCGGCTGGTGCTGGTCGGCGCGAACGTCGGCCGGCTGCTGCTGATTCTCGGCATCGGCGTGCTGCTGGCGGTGCGGACCAGCGACATCGCGGTGCTGTGCGCGGCGCTGGTGGTCAACGGGCTGAGCCGGTTCGTGGCCTCGGGCCTGTCCGCGGCGATCCCGCACGTGGTGCCGCGGGTGCAGGTGGTGTCGCTGAACTCGCTGGCCACCGCGACCGGCGCGCTGTCGACGTTCCTGGGCGCCAACTTCATGCTGCTGCCGCGCTGGCTGTTCGGCGCCGGCGACACCGGCGCCGCGGCGATCATCTTCCTGGTCACGGTGCCGATCGCGGTGGCGCTGCTGCTGGCGCTGCGGTTCGCGCCGCGGGTGCTGGGCCCCGAGCACACCGCCCGGGCCATCACCGGCTCGGTGTTCTACCTGGTGGCCAGCGGCTGGCTGCACGGCGCCCGCACCGCGCTGACGGTGCCCAGCGTCGCCGCGACACTGGCCGGGCTGGCCGCCCACCGGATGGTGTTCGGGATCAACACGCTGCTGGTGCTGGTGATCATCCGGCACACCGACACCCCGTCGATGGCGGTGGCCGGGCTGGGCACCGCGGTGCTGTTCGTCGCGGCGACGGGCACCGGCTCGTTCCTGGCGACGATCTGCACCCCGGCGGCGATCCGGCGTTGGGGGCGGTACGCCACCGGCAACGGCGCGCTGGCGCTGGCCGCGGTGATTCAGCTCGGCGCGGTGGGGCTGGCGCTGCCGGTACTGATGCTGTGCGGGCTCTTCCTCGGCGCCGCCGGTCAGGTGGTCAAACTCTGCGTCGACGTGTCGATCCAGCTCGACGTCGACGACGCGCTGCGCGGCCACGTCTTCGCGGTGCAGGATTCGCTGTTCTGGCTGTCGTTCGTCGCGGCGGCGACCGCCGCGGCCGCGGTGGTGCCCGCCGACGGGCACTCCCCCGCCCTGGTGCTGGCCGGCGCCGCGGTCTATCTGATCGGGCTGGCCTGCCACGCCTGGACCGCGCGCCGCGTTTAG
- a CDS encoding CCA tRNA nucleotidyltransferase has product MSDAESSAPADADAPLLARALVALNAHGELLGDLGRLFDEAGHQLHLVGGSVRDALLGRLGTDLDFTTDARPDAVQRLLRPWADAMWDTGIAFGTVGAARAGQQVEITTYRADSYDQVSRNPQIAFGDTLAGDLIRRDFTVNAMAVRITAAGPGEFVDPLGGLAALRARILDTPSEPEVSFGDDPLRMLRAARFVSQLGFGLAPRVRTAIEEMAPQITRITAERIAAELDKLLLGADPVAGIDVMVATGLGEQILPEVGAMRMAIDEHHQHKDVYQHSLTVLRQAIDLEGDDGPDLVLRWAALLHDIGKPATRRHEPAGGVSFHHHEVVGAKMTRKRMRTLKYSKQMVDDVSALVYLHLRFHGYGDGRWTDSAVRRYVTDAGPLLDRLHRLVRADCTTRNKRRAARLQATYDDLEARIAELAEREDLARVRPDLDGNAIMELLGIPAGPQVGKAWNYLKDLRMERGPLEPEQARAELLAWWNREGSAGV; this is encoded by the coding sequence GTGTCCGACGCCGAATCCAGCGCCCCCGCCGATGCCGATGCACCGCTGCTGGCGCGCGCGCTGGTCGCGCTCAACGCCCACGGCGAATTGCTCGGGGATCTCGGCCGGCTGTTCGACGAGGCCGGGCACCAACTCCACCTGGTCGGCGGCAGCGTCCGCGACGCCCTGCTGGGCCGACTGGGCACGGATCTGGACTTCACCACCGACGCGCGCCCGGATGCCGTCCAGCGGCTGCTGCGGCCGTGGGCCGACGCCATGTGGGACACCGGGATCGCGTTCGGCACCGTCGGCGCCGCCCGGGCCGGGCAGCAGGTGGAGATCACCACCTACCGCGCCGACAGCTACGACCAGGTCTCCCGCAACCCGCAGATCGCGTTCGGCGACACCCTGGCCGGGGACCTGATCCGCCGCGACTTCACCGTCAACGCGATGGCGGTGCGGATCACCGCCGCCGGGCCGGGCGAGTTCGTCGACCCGCTCGGCGGGCTGGCCGCGCTGCGCGCCCGGATCCTGGACACCCCGTCGGAGCCGGAGGTGTCCTTCGGCGACGACCCGCTGCGGATGCTGCGGGCGGCCCGGTTCGTCTCGCAGCTGGGCTTCGGGCTGGCGCCGCGGGTCCGCACCGCGATCGAGGAGATGGCGCCGCAGATCACCCGGATCACCGCCGAACGCATCGCCGCCGAACTCGACAAGCTGCTGCTCGGCGCGGATCCGGTCGCCGGGATCGACGTGATGGTGGCCACCGGGCTCGGCGAGCAGATCCTGCCGGAGGTCGGGGCCATGCGGATGGCCATCGACGAGCACCACCAACACAAGGACGTCTACCAGCACTCGCTGACCGTGCTGCGCCAGGCCATCGACCTGGAGGGCGACGACGGCCCGGACCTGGTGCTGCGCTGGGCGGCGCTGCTGCACGACATCGGCAAGCCCGCCACCCGCCGCCACGAGCCGGCCGGCGGGGTGAGCTTCCACCACCACGAGGTGGTCGGGGCGAAGATGACTCGCAAGCGGATGCGGACGCTGAAGTACTCCAAGCAGATGGTCGACGACGTGTCGGCGCTGGTGTACCTGCACCTGCGGTTCCACGGCTACGGCGACGGCCGGTGGACCGATTCGGCGGTGCGCCGCTACGTGACCGACGCCGGCCCGCTGCTGGACCGGCTGCACCGGCTGGTCCGGGCTGACTGCACCACCCGCAACAAGCGCCGGGCCGCCCGGCTGCAGGCCACCTACGACGATCTCGAGGCGCGGATCGCCGAGCTGGCCGAACGCGAGGATCTCGCGCGGGTGCGCCCCGACCTGGACGGCAACGCGATCATGGAACTGCTCGGCATCCCGGCCGGTCCGCAGGTCGGGAAGGCCTGGAACTACCTCAAGGATCTGCGGATGGAGCGCGGGCCGCTGGAGCCCGAGCAGGCCCGCGCCGAGCTGCTGGCCTGGTGGAACCGGGAGGGCTCCGCCGGCGTCTGA
- a CDS encoding FG-GAP-like repeat-containing protein, whose amino-acid sequence MQYCLGPGDGTASIFDAPFDLDADGDGVLDAVGLDLDGDGLRDDALADFDGDGHADHAVLDVGSPAPHWFTDDGAGTWALAADPVIRGEPLRWFGLDGAEHTGTVVDFDGDGVAADALYDDNGDGIADRVMCAGADPAGGYRAAFVDTDGDGGWDVRLVDADGDGSADSAAELD is encoded by the coding sequence ATGCAGTACTGCCTGGGCCCCGGCGACGGGACCGCCTCGATCTTCGACGCCCCGTTCGACCTCGACGCCGACGGGGACGGGGTGCTTGACGCCGTCGGCCTGGACCTCGACGGCGACGGGTTGCGCGACGACGCGCTGGCCGACTTCGACGGCGACGGTCACGCCGACCACGCGGTGCTCGACGTCGGGTCGCCGGCACCGCACTGGTTCACCGACGACGGCGCAGGCACCTGGGCGCTGGCCGCCGACCCGGTCATCCGCGGCGAGCCGCTGCGCTGGTTCGGCCTCGACGGCGCCGAACACACCGGGACGGTGGTCGATTTCGACGGCGACGGGGTGGCCGCCGACGCGCTGTACGACGACAACGGCGACGGCATCGCCGACCGGGTGATGTGCGCCGGCGCCGACCCGGCCGGCGGCTACCGGGCGGCGTTCGTCGACACCGACGGTGACGGCGGCTGGGATGTCCGGCTCGTCGACGCCGACGGGGACGGGTCCGCCGACTCCGCGGCCGAGTTGGATTAG
- a CDS encoding LpqN/LpqT family lipoprotein gives MRNDNTRRWRVLGGLAAGVAGALSLASLGSTTASADPITPEPAPVTVTQTVTVAPGATAAPGAPAAQPVGTPATPGTPGLPGQPMIAAPVQPVAPALQPATSGTIAEYLASHGVKMEPQRAADFKALSITLPMPAGWSQVPDPNVPDAFAVLADRTGGDGLYTSNAQLTVYKLVGDFDPNEAITHGFIDAQQLPSWQTTDASLAPVGTFPSSRVEGTFRENDNVVNTSRRHVIATSGSDRYLVSLSVNTAVNQVVASATATDAIINGFQVIDPAAVPTAPLQLPGQPTAPGAAPAPGTLPGQPGAATVPGATAPGVTTPGITTPGAAATAPIGTAPVPQLVPVAQTPAR, from the coding sequence GTGCGTAACGACAACACCCGAAGGTGGCGGGTTCTGGGCGGCCTGGCGGCAGGTGTCGCGGGCGCGCTGAGCCTGGCCTCGCTGGGATCGACGACCGCCTCGGCCGATCCGATCACCCCCGAACCCGCCCCGGTCACCGTGACCCAGACCGTCACCGTCGCGCCAGGTGCAACCGCCGCCCCCGGTGCGCCCGCCGCCCAGCCGGTCGGCACACCCGCGACCCCCGGCACCCCGGGATTGCCCGGACAGCCGATGATCGCCGCCCCGGTGCAACCGGTCGCCCCGGCACTGCAGCCCGCCACCTCCGGCACCATCGCCGAGTACCTCGCCTCGCACGGGGTCAAGATGGAGCCGCAGCGGGCCGCCGACTTCAAGGCGCTCAGCATCACCCTGCCGATGCCGGCCGGCTGGTCGCAGGTGCCGGATCCGAACGTGCCCGACGCGTTCGCGGTGCTGGCCGACCGCACCGGCGGTGACGGCCTCTACACCTCGAACGCGCAGCTGACCGTCTACAAGCTGGTCGGCGACTTCGATCCGAACGAGGCCATCACGCACGGCTTCATCGATGCCCAGCAGCTGCCGAGCTGGCAGACCACCGACGCGTCGCTGGCGCCGGTGGGCACGTTCCCGTCCTCGCGCGTGGAGGGCACCTTCCGCGAGAACGACAACGTCGTCAACACCTCTCGTCGGCATGTCATCGCCACCAGCGGCAGCGACCGGTACCTGGTGTCGCTGTCGGTGAACACCGCCGTCAACCAGGTGGTGGCCAGCGCCACCGCCACCGACGCCATCATCAACGGCTTCCAGGTCATCGACCCGGCGGCGGTGCCCACGGCGCCGCTGCAGTTGCCCGGCCAGCCCACCGCCCCCGGCGCGGCCCCCGCACCCGGAACGCTGCCCGGCCAGCCGGGCGCGGCCACGGTGCCCGGTGCGACCGCGCCGGGTGTCACCACCCCGGGTATCACCACCCCGGGTGCCGCGGCGACCGCGCCGATCGGCACCGCGCCGGTGCCGCAACTGGTACCGGTGGCGCAGACGCCCGCCCGCTGA
- a CDS encoding TIGR03084 family metal-binding protein yields the protein MADTAAVAVVADLRAESDELDALVAPLPPDRWADATPAPGWSIAHQIAHLCWTDRVSLIAVTDPDGFAAIVAEAMLDPLGFVDAAAEELAETPPAELLAAWRDARHRLHAALPAVPDGQKIPWFGPPMRAASMATARLMETWAHGLDIADALGADRPATVRLRSIAHLGVRTRDYAYVMNGLTPPTEPFYVALSGPGGEPWTWGDPDAPQRVTGSAADFCALVTRRRAPAELDLVAVGPDAQHWLTIAQAFAGPPGEGR from the coding sequence ATGGCCGATACCGCCGCCGTCGCCGTCGTCGCCGACCTGCGGGCCGAAAGCGACGAGCTTGACGCCCTGGTCGCACCGCTGCCCCCGGACCGTTGGGCTGATGCCACCCCGGCCCCGGGTTGGTCGATCGCGCATCAGATCGCGCATCTGTGCTGGACCGACCGGGTGTCGCTGATCGCGGTCACCGACCCGGACGGATTCGCCGCGATCGTCGCCGAGGCGATGCTCGATCCGCTGGGGTTCGTCGATGCGGCGGCCGAGGAGCTGGCCGAGACTCCGCCGGCGGAGCTGCTGGCCGCCTGGCGCGATGCCCGCCACCGGTTGCACGCGGCGTTGCCCGCGGTGCCCGACGGGCAGAAGATCCCCTGGTTCGGGCCGCCGATGCGGGCCGCGTCGATGGCAACGGCTCGGCTGATGGAGACCTGGGCGCACGGCCTCGACATCGCCGACGCGCTGGGCGCCGACCGGCCCGCGACGGTTCGGTTGCGCTCGATCGCGCACCTGGGGGTCCGCACCCGCGACTACGCCTACGTCATGAACGGCCTCACGCCGCCGACCGAGCCGTTCTACGTCGCGCTGTCCGGCCCCGGCGGTGAGCCCTGGACCTGGGGTGACCCCGACGCTCCGCAGCGGGTGACCGGCTCGGCCGCGGACTTCTGCGCGCTGGTCACCCGGCGCCGGGCGCCCGCCGAGCTGGATCTGGTGGCCGTCGGGCCCGACGCGCAGCACTGGCTGACCATCGCCCAGGCCTTCGCGGGCCCGCCCGGCGAGGGGCGTTGA
- the leuS gene encoding leucine--tRNA ligase, producing the protein MTDSASSAAPDSDTPPFRYTAELAGSIEAAWQAEWARAGTFNVDNPVGALAPADGTAVPADKMFVQDMFPYPSGDGLHVGHPLGYIATDVYARYHRMAGRNVLHALGFDAFGLPAEQYAISTGTHPRIRTEANIVNFRRQLGRLGLGHDSRRSFSTTDVDYYRWTQWIFLQIFNAWFDPDLNRARPIAELIAEFDSGARTLDDGGDWAALSAGEKADVVDGYRLVYHADSVVNWCPGLGTVLANEEVTSDGRSERGNFPVFRKRLRQWMMRITAYSDRLLDDLDVLDWPDKVKAMQRNWIGRSTGATVYFAADLPGAGDIEVFTTRPDTLFGASYLVLAPEHELVDALTAETWPAGTDPRWSYGASTPAAAVAAYRQAIAAKSDLERQENKTKTGVFLGGYAINPADGRRVPVFIADYVLAGYGTGAIMAVPGGDQRDWDFATEFGLPIVEVVAGGDVSQAAYTGDGVLVNSGFLDGMTVVEAKAAMTERLDADGRGRARVEYKLRDWLFARQRYWGEPFPIVYDADGRAHALPEELLPVELPDIADYSPVMFDPEDADSEPAPPLGKATDWLHVELDLGDGPQTYTRDTNVMPQWAGSSWYELRYTDPHNPDAFCALENEAYWMGPRPAQHGADDPGGVDLYVGGVEHAVLHLLYSRFWHKVLYDLGHVSSREPYRRLVNQGYIQAFAYTDARGAYVPAAEVIERDGRFYHPGPDGEIEVTQEFGKIGKSLKNSISPDEICDGYGADTLRVYEMSMGPLEASRPWSTKDVVGAQRFLQRLWRLVVDEESGELRCSAGDLDVSTLRALHRCIAGVSDDYAGLRNNTAAAKLIEYTNHLTKAFPDGPPAAAVAPLVLMAAPLAPHLAEELWRRLGHTGSLAHGPWPQADQNYLAEDTVEYPVQVNGKVRGRITVAADADRAAMEAAALADEKVSDFLAGATPKKVIVVPGKLVNIVA; encoded by the coding sequence GTGACCGACTCCGCTTCCTCCGCCGCACCGGACTCCGATACCCCGCCGTTCCGGTACACCGCCGAACTGGCCGGGTCGATCGAGGCCGCCTGGCAGGCCGAGTGGGCGCGGGCGGGCACCTTCAACGTGGACAACCCGGTCGGTGCGCTGGCGCCGGCGGACGGCACCGCGGTGCCCGCGGACAAGATGTTCGTCCAGGACATGTTCCCGTACCCGTCCGGCGACGGACTGCACGTCGGGCACCCGCTGGGCTACATCGCCACCGACGTGTACGCCCGGTATCACCGGATGGCCGGCCGCAACGTGCTGCACGCCCTGGGCTTCGACGCGTTCGGGCTGCCTGCCGAGCAGTACGCCATCTCGACCGGAACCCATCCGCGGATTCGGACCGAGGCCAACATCGTCAACTTCCGCCGGCAGCTCGGCCGGCTGGGCCTGGGCCACGACAGCCGGCGCAGCTTCTCCACCACCGACGTCGACTACTACCGCTGGACGCAGTGGATCTTCCTGCAGATCTTCAACGCCTGGTTCGATCCGGACCTCAACCGCGCCCGGCCGATCGCCGAGCTGATCGCCGAATTCGATTCCGGCGCGCGGACCCTCGACGACGGCGGGGACTGGGCGGCGCTGAGCGCCGGCGAGAAGGCCGACGTCGTCGACGGATACCGGCTGGTCTACCACGCCGACTCGGTGGTCAACTGGTGCCCGGGGCTGGGCACCGTGCTGGCCAACGAGGAGGTCACCTCCGACGGGCGCAGTGAACGCGGAAACTTCCCGGTGTTCCGAAAGCGGCTGCGGCAGTGGATGATGCGTATCACCGCCTACTCCGACCGGCTGCTCGACGACCTGGATGTGCTGGACTGGCCGGACAAGGTCAAGGCCATGCAGCGCAACTGGATTGGGCGCTCCACCGGGGCCACCGTGTACTTCGCCGCCGACCTCCCCGGGGCCGGTGACATCGAGGTGTTCACCACCCGGCCCGACACCCTGTTCGGCGCCAGCTATTTGGTGCTGGCCCCCGAGCACGAGCTGGTCGACGCGCTGACCGCCGAGACGTGGCCGGCTGGCACCGACCCGCGCTGGAGCTACGGCGCGTCGACCCCGGCCGCGGCGGTGGCCGCCTACCGGCAGGCGATAGCGGCCAAGTCGGACCTGGAACGTCAGGAGAACAAGACCAAGACCGGGGTGTTCCTCGGCGGCTACGCGATCAACCCGGCCGACGGGCGCCGGGTGCCGGTGTTCATCGCCGACTACGTGCTGGCCGGCTACGGCACCGGCGCGATCATGGCGGTGCCCGGTGGTGACCAGCGGGACTGGGACTTCGCCACCGAATTCGGCCTCCCGATCGTGGAAGTGGTTGCCGGCGGCGATGTTTCGCAGGCCGCCTACACCGGCGACGGCGTCCTGGTGAACTCCGGCTTCCTGGACGGGATGACCGTCGTGGAGGCCAAGGCGGCGATGACCGAGCGCCTCGATGCCGACGGCCGGGGTCGGGCCCGGGTGGAATACAAGCTGCGCGACTGGCTGTTCGCTCGGCAGCGGTACTGGGGCGAGCCGTTCCCGATCGTCTACGACGCCGACGGCCGCGCGCACGCGCTGCCCGAGGAACTGCTGCCGGTGGAACTGCCCGACATCGCCGACTATTCGCCGGTGATGTTCGACCCGGAGGACGCCGACAGCGAACCGGCCCCGCCGCTGGGCAAGGCCACCGACTGGCTGCACGTCGAACTCGACCTCGGCGACGGGCCGCAGACCTACACCCGCGACACCAACGTGATGCCGCAGTGGGCCGGCAGCTCCTGGTACGAGCTGCGCTACACCGATCCGCACAACCCGGATGCGTTCTGCGCCTTGGAGAATGAGGCCTACTGGATGGGACCGCGGCCGGCGCAGCACGGCGCCGACGATCCCGGCGGGGTGGATCTCTACGTGGGCGGTGTCGAGCACGCCGTGCTGCACCTGCTGTACTCCCGGTTCTGGCACAAGGTGCTCTATGACCTCGGTCACGTGAGCTCGCGGGAGCCCTACCGCCGGCTGGTGAACCAGGGCTACATCCAGGCGTTCGCCTACACCGACGCGCGCGGTGCCTACGTGCCGGCCGCCGAGGTGATCGAGCGCGACGGCCGTTTTTACCACCCGGGGCCCGACGGCGAAATCGAGGTCACCCAGGAGTTCGGCAAGATCGGCAAGAGCCTGAAGAACTCGATCTCACCGGATGAGATCTGCGACGGCTACGGCGCCGACACGCTGCGGGTCTACGAGATGTCGATGGGCCCGCTGGAGGCCTCGCGGCCCTGGTCCACCAAGGACGTGGTCGGCGCGCAGCGTTTCCTGCAGCGGTTGTGGCGGCTCGTCGTCGACGAGGAGAGCGGCGAACTGCGTTGCAGCGCAGGCGATCTCGATGTATCGACGCTTCGGGCGCTGCACCGCTGCATTGCCGGGGTGTCCGACGACTACGCCGGGCTGCGCAACAACACCGCCGCGGCCAAGCTGATCGAGTACACCAACCACCTGACCAAGGCGTTCCCGGACGGACCGCCGGCGGCGGCGGTGGCGCCGCTGGTGCTGATGGCCGCGCCGCTGGCCCCGCATCTGGCCGAGGAACTCTGGCGCCGGCTTGGACACACCGGCTCGCTGGCGCACGGCCCGTGGCCGCAGGCCGACCAGAACTACCTGGCCGAGGACACCGTCGAGTACCCGGTTCAGGTCAACGGCAAGGTCCGCGGCCGGATCACGGTCGCCGCCGACGCCGACCGGGCGGCGATGGAGGCCGCGGCGCTGGCCGACGAGAAGGTGAGCGACTTCCTGGCCGGGGCGACGCCGAAGAAGGTCATCGTGGTGCCCGGCAAGCTGGTCAACATCGTCGCCTGA